DNA from Nocardioides seonyuensis:
CTGCTGGTCGGCACGACGCAGGCGCTTCCAGTGGACCACGGGGTCGCCGGGAGAGATGTCGAGGGCGCGTGCCACGCCGGGACCGGCCTGCTCGATGCGACCCAGGAGGGTCGAGGACTCGGAGAGGAGTCCGCGGCGACGCATCTCCTCGGTGAAGGAGGTGATCCGGCTGGGGGCGCTCGCGGGCTGCGCGACGAAGGTGCCGCGGCCGGGAATCCGCTCGAGCCGGCCTTCTGCCACGAGGGCGTCCAGCGCCTGGCGGACCGTCATGCGGGCGACACCGAAGCGGGCGACCAGCTCGCGCTCGGAGGGTGCTGCCGAGCCCGGAGCGAGGAGCTCGATCTCGGCGCGCACGTGCTCGCGGACCTGCACGTGCTTCAACGCACGTTGTCGGGGTACCAGCAGCTCCGTCTCCTCCACGAGCAAAACATAGGCCTCATTCGAGAGTGGCGTCTCCGGATTGCTCGACGCTGTGTTAAAGAGTTCTCGCAGCGACCGTCAAGGAATGGTCAAGTTGCGTTCGAACGGGTGTGCGACTACTCCGCTACACTGTACCGATGGAGTTCCAGGCGACGCTCTTCGCCGAGGAAGGACCCTCGGCCACTGTCCTCACGCCGGCCCCTCAGCGGCGACTGTTGACCCGCGGCGCGTGGGTCGACGTGCAGCAGGACTGGCTGCCCTCGCCCGACGACGTCTTCGCGACCCTGGTCACCGACGTCCCGTGGCGCGCTGAGCGCCGCGAGATGTACGACCGCGTGGTCGACGTGCCACGGCTCGTGCACACCTACCAGGTCGGCGCCCCGCTTCCCCACCCCGTGCTCACGCAGGCGCGCGAGGCCCTCAGCCGCCACTACGCCCCCGAGCTGGGCGAGCCGTTCGTGACCGCCGGGTGCTGCTACTACCGCGACGGCTCGGACTCCGTCGCCTGGCACGGGGACACGATCGGACGTGGCCGCACCCAGGACACGATGGTCGCGATCGTCAGCGTCGGAGACCCACGCCGACTGATGCTGCGCCCCCGCGGGGGTGGGTCCTCCATCTCGATCACCATGGGCCACGGCGACCTCGTGGTCATGGGCGGATCCTGCCAGCGCACGTGGGAGCACGCGGTGCCCAAGGTCGCCCACGCGGGGCCGCGCCTCTCGGTCCAGTTCCGCCCGCGCCACGTGTTCTGAGCCGGGGCGGTGCAGGATCAGCCCACGAAGGCCGCGGCGTAGAGCGCCTCGAGCCGGGGGTTCGACTCGGCGGTGAAGCCGCACAGCGAGACCCTGCCGTCCAGCGAGCTCACCAGGTAGGTCCGCCCCTCCTGGAAGTCCACCGCGACCAGGAGGTCCTGCAGCTGCTCGCTGGGGGTCGAGACCGAGACGGTCTCCGGACCGGCGTCCTCGGAGTACCACTCCTGCACCGAGAGGGTGGCCACGCCGTCGGCGACCTCGGTCACCGTTCCCTCGAACGCGGTGTCCTGGGTCGACAGCGCCTCGACGTTGGGCACCATGCACTTGGGCTGGCCGGGCGGCGGCTCGACGGTCAGCTCCAGGGTTTCAGACGAGGTCGTCATGATCTCGGACGGGCTGCTGGACGCCGGAGCACCGTCGCCCTCGACCTCCGGGTCCGAGGAGCACCCCGCAAGACCCAG
Protein-coding regions in this window:
- a CDS encoding GntR family transcriptional regulator: MEETELLVPRQRALKHVQVREHVRAEIELLAPGSAAPSERELVARFGVARMTVRQALDALVAEGRLERIPGRGTFVAQPASAPSRITSFTEEMRRRGLLSESSTLLGRIEQAGPGVARALDISPGDPVVHWKRLRRADQQVICVEDAYLNEVLLPGFLQSGMPTSLYDALEARGLRPTWAEDSISADRATAEEATHLAIDEGDPVLRHSRRAMADARIVEVSRTAFRHDRYNLYVQLGETAR
- a CDS encoding alpha-ketoglutarate-dependent dioxygenase AlkB; translated protein: MEFQATLFAEEGPSATVLTPAPQRRLLTRGAWVDVQQDWLPSPDDVFATLVTDVPWRAERREMYDRVVDVPRLVHTYQVGAPLPHPVLTQAREALSRHYAPELGEPFVTAGCCYYRDGSDSVAWHGDTIGRGRTQDTMVAIVSVGDPRRLMLRPRGGGSSISITMGHGDLVVMGGSCQRTWEHAVPKVAHAGPRLSVQFRPRHVF